A portion of the bacterium genome contains these proteins:
- the pcaG gene encoding protocatechuate 3,4-dioxygenase subunit alpha has protein sequence AIVEIWQANARGRYRHPIDRRSVPLDPAFVGFGRAATDDAGAYWFETVKPGLVPFTAETWQAPHINVAVSARGLLNHLLTRIYFEDEPGNLEDPILQRVPEHRRRSLVAARGATGGHVVYRFDIVLQGDAETVFFDL, from the coding sequence ACGCGATCGTAGAGATCTGGCAGGCCAACGCCCGCGGGCGTTACCGGCACCCGATCGACCGGCGGTCGGTGCCGCTCGACCCCGCCTTTGTCGGGTTCGGACGCGCGGCCACCGACGATGCCGGGGCGTATTGGTTCGAGACCGTGAAGCCCGGCCTCGTGCCGTTCACCGCGGAGACGTGGCAGGCGCCTCACATCAACGTCGCGGTCTCCGCGCGCGGCCTCCTCAACCACCTGCTGACGCGGATCTACTTCGAGGACGAGCCGGGAAACCTCGAGGATCCGATCCTGCAACGAGTTCCCGAGCACCGGCGACGCAGCCTGGTCGCCGCGCGTGGGGCGACCGGCGGCCATGTCGTCTACCGCTTCGACATCGTGCTCCAGGGCGACGCGGAGACGGTCTTCTTCGATCTGTGA